Proteins from a genomic interval of Zingiber officinale cultivar Zhangliang chromosome 2A, Zo_v1.1, whole genome shotgun sequence:
- the LOC122040309 gene encoding horcolin-like: protein MAEVSLTSAVDVNELCKSSEQNIPLKVGPWGGSGDTSFDIIGPPTSQITKILVKTGAVVDSLVISYVVDWEVQSYRAGGTGGVETHEFELGRGEYINKIFGSISDYNGETCISQLGFKTNLGKQHGLYGKGCGKEFTVPVVNGRIVGLFGQYTNYINAIGVSALLLSSLN, encoded by the exons ATGGCTGAGGTCAGCTTAACTTCCGCTGTAGACGTCAACGAGTTATGCAAATCCAGCGAGCAGAACATCC CTCTTAAGGTTGGGCCATGGGGAGGCAGCGGGGATACCAGCTTTGACATAATAGGTCCACCGACCTCCCAAATCACAAAGATCCTAGTCAAGACAGGAGCCGTCGTCGACAGTTTGGTGATCTCCTACGTTGTTGACTGGGAAGTCCAATCATACCGAGCAGGCGGCACTGGCGGTGTTGAAACCCACGAG TTTGAACTAGGCCGAGGTGAATATATCAACAAAATCTTTGGGTCCATCAGTGATTATAACGGCGAAACTTGTATCAGTCAGCTCGGATTTAAAACCAACTTGGGGAAGCAACATGGGCTTTATGGGAAAGGATGTGGCAAGGAGTTCACTGTTCCAGTTGTCAACGGTCGAATTGTTGGACTCTTTGGCCAGTACACCAATTATATAAATGCGATCGGAGTCTCTGCTCTCTTACTCTCctctcttaattaa